In Bradyrhizobium sp. G127, one genomic interval encodes:
- a CDS encoding GGDEF domain-containing protein produces the protein MLSVPTLWIVFVINFVALGTVWIYVARSYPNLDAARFWAASAFFAALGAAVAMTRGFLDPQTPALMLIPLLLGGSLLVLAVCLAAMGIRRFFGAPVSWRSTFVFLGINVAGLSYFVWQDNMTMRILIYSGCQAVPVAMTLPLLLSRRNGRTQPGARLTASIAILMIAVYVMRSIAALLNIGGPVSLIDFNQFQAALILSLVFLSMMWNCGFLLMGIDRLRAEVADLAMFDDLTGAANRRQLLVRLDEECARSNRSGEAFAVLMIDLDGFKDINDANGHAAGDECLRLFTRAAQSRLRKGDLLARMGGDEFCVVLPSTTLREGAMVARHVLEACQNEAVQWNGAPLALSASIGVAQWRPEIALHSERLIAAADRALYMAKNDGKNGYAVFDATPLEAEPVLRKSA, from the coding sequence ATGCTGAGTGTCCCCACGCTCTGGATCGTGTTCGTCATCAACTTCGTCGCGCTCGGGACGGTGTGGATCTACGTCGCCCGCAGCTATCCCAATCTCGACGCCGCGCGGTTCTGGGCCGCATCGGCCTTTTTCGCGGCGCTTGGCGCCGCCGTCGCCATGACGCGCGGCTTCCTCGATCCGCAAACGCCCGCCCTGATGCTGATTCCGCTTCTGCTCGGCGGCTCGCTGCTGGTTCTCGCGGTCTGCCTTGCCGCCATGGGCATCCGGCGGTTTTTCGGCGCGCCGGTGTCGTGGCGCTCGACGTTTGTGTTCCTCGGCATCAACGTCGCGGGCTTGTCCTATTTCGTCTGGCAGGACAACATGACGATGCGCATCCTGATCTATTCGGGATGCCAGGCGGTGCCGGTCGCGATGACGCTGCCGCTGCTGCTGTCCCGCCGCAACGGACGCACGCAGCCCGGCGCGCGACTGACGGCTTCGATCGCGATCCTGATGATCGCGGTCTACGTGATGCGTTCGATCGCGGCGCTGCTGAACATCGGCGGCCCGGTCTCGCTGATCGACTTCAACCAGTTCCAGGCGGCGCTGATCCTCAGTCTGGTGTTCCTGTCGATGATGTGGAACTGCGGCTTCCTGCTGATGGGGATCGACCGGCTGCGCGCCGAAGTCGCCGATCTGGCGATGTTCGACGACCTCACCGGCGCGGCCAACCGCCGCCAGTTGCTGGTGCGGCTCGACGAAGAATGCGCGCGCTCGAACCGGTCGGGCGAGGCTTTCGCCGTGCTGATGATCGATCTCGACGGCTTCAAGGACATCAACGACGCCAACGGCCATGCCGCCGGAGACGAATGCCTGCGGCTGTTCACCCGCGCCGCGCAAAGCCGGCTGCGCAAGGGGGATCTGCTGGCGCGGATGGGCGGCGACGAATTCTGCGTGGTGCTGCCGTCGACCACGCTGCGCGAAGGCGCGATGGTCGCCCGCCATGTGCTGGAAGCCTGCCAGAACGAGGCCGTGCAATGGAACGGCGCGCCGCTGGCGCTGTCCGCCTCCATCGGCGTCGCGCAGTGGCGGCCCGAGATCGCCCTGCATTCGGAACGGCTGATCGCGGCTGCCGACCGGGCGCTCTACATGGCCAAGAACGACGGCAAGAACGGCTATGCGGTGTTCGACGCGACACCGCTGGAAGCCGAACCGGTGCTGCGCAAATCGGCCTGA
- a CDS encoding DUF2171 domain-containing protein, translating to MSANAIKEHMEVIGADGVHVGTVDRLEGGRIKLTRADSGEGSHKGHHHYIDQGLVAGVEGNKVRLSANADVAVTFEEEK from the coding sequence ATGAGCGCGAATGCCATCAAGGAGCACATGGAAGTCATCGGCGCCGACGGCGTGCATGTCGGCACGGTCGATCGCCTCGAAGGCGGACGGATCAAGCTGACCAGGGCCGACAGCGGCGAAGGCAGCCACAAGGGCCATCATCACTATATCGATCAGGGGCTGGTGGCCGGCGTCGAAGGCAACAAGGTGCGGCTGTCGGCCAATGCCGATGTCGCGGTGACGTTCGAGGAAGAGAAATAG